AATACTATTTTGGATGAATATAGTTTATTATTTTACCATCTTATTTTTATTCTGCATAATATATCTACGGTTTTGTCTGCAATTTAATTTATTAACAGAACTTATACTCGAAAAAATCTAAGCAACAATTTTGAACAAAATATTGGTTAGCCAGTGCTCCTGATCCATCACCAATGTGTTGGACAGAACTTTTGATCATATTGAACAGTGGAAGACGTGGAGGTGACGTCAGGAGCTGCGGACCTCAACGGTTCTGCTCAGACACgcttctccatcaccaaaaCAGTGTCTCGCTATTGCGCACCTGCCAAATCGCATCCTCCTAAAGTTTTCTATGGGATACGGGCTGCTCCAGTCGCGTTCGCGGGCGCAATGAATTTCAGCAAGCCAGGCAATTTCCACGGTGCGTCTCGCAACAGCAACTCGGGCTCCGCAGACGAGCTGGTCATCACCTCGACTTTCGGGACGTTGCTCTCGCTGGTTTATGTGGTTGGAGTTTCGGGGAACGTGTACACACTCGTGGTGATGTGCCACTCTATTCGGTTTGCCACTTCTATGTACATCTCCATAATTAACTTGGCACTCGCGGATCTCCTTTACCTCTCCACAATCCCGTTTGTGGTGTGCACGTACTTTCTGAAGGACTGGTACTTCGGGGATGTGGGCTGTCGTATACTTCTGAGTCTGGACCTCCTCACTATGCACGCAAGTATCTTTACATTAACAGTAATGTGCACGGAGCGATATTTGGCCGTAACGAAACCTTTGGATACTGTCAAACGCTCCAAGAGCTATCGGAAAGCCATGGCGTGGGGCGTTTGGATACTATCATTACTTTTAACTCTGCCTATGATCATCATGGTTAATCAGACCACAAAAAAGGCCGCAGATGGAGGGGTGAAAAGGATGTGCGCACCAACTTGGGCACCACAAGCCTATAAGATTTATCTGACTGTCCTATTTTGCACAAGCATAATGGCGCCTGGACTCATAATTGGCTACCTGTACACCAGATTAGCAAGGACATACCTAGAATCGCAAAGGACCTCAGCCATAAATAAGGGAAACAAACGTTCTCCAAAGCAAAAAGTGCTGATAATGATATTTACAATCGTGCTAGTCTTCTGGGCTTGTTTTCTTCCTTTTTGGATATGGCAACTTTTACCCCTGTACCATGAGCCTCTCAGACtggcctctcacacacacacctgcatcaacTACCTTGTAGCGTGTCTCACCTACAGCAACAGTTGCATAAATCCTTTTCTTTACACGCTTCTCACCAAGAACTATCGGGAGTATCTTCAAAATCGCCATAAGAGTTTTTATCGTTACACTTCATCGTTTAAAAAGCGCCCACCGAGTTTATACTCCTGGGGGAAGTCTGCTTCATCGAGTAACCAGTTTGAGTTCAACTCTGAGACGCTGGTGATGGCGCAATTAAAGGTGCAGTGAAACGGCGACATGATAAACCACCTGCTTTTCAGAGGTAAATGTGACTGTGATCAGTCATCTGTTTCTGCTCATCCAAGTACCTTTTCATCTTTTCAGAACTACCAGAAATGTACATAGGCATGAACAGAATCAACACATAAAATCCTCTATCGTATCTGCAATACATTTAAACGTttggaaaataaaaacaacaggtTCTTTATCGATGTCTTAAGCCTTAAGATGCATTCATGCTTACAGAAGGGAAATACAAACAAAGAGGAAATTATTCATATTAATTCACAAGAGGTATTTACATAATTGATGAGGTATTTTACATTGAGTTctcaagtatatatatatagtaataaTATCTACAGCTCACTCCAATGTCTTTAAACCAATAATGTCCAGCCATATTATTATATCAATACATCAACAATACAATCTGCATGAAAGGTCTCATCCATAACCAGACAGCAGTCAGCTGCATATGGTtttcaaaatacaaaataaactaGTTGCCATTATTGGTCTCTTTACTTTCAATGGGATAGCATAAATATACAACCAAGGCAAGGACAAAAAACATagactgaataaacaataaagaaATAGTCTTGCAGAAAGCAGaagaatattttaaataaatcacTGCATTTGTTGTACAGTGGAATGTAGTTTATTAGTTCATTCTTTTACTACTATGTTTTGTCTGCCAAACATGCAGACATTAGAGTCACTGTGCAAGACTGGTTTTTGTTCCAGTCTGAGAACATAAATGCAAATTCCATTTCACAAAATGGAATAGTAAGTTATTTGGGCTTTGGTAATCTTTTATGTCTTTTTTATCATTGGCTATATAGAGTTCAGTTTTCATAAGCAGTAGCAGCTTGCTAACATACATTTTACCCTTACCCTTGAAAGGGTGGACCCGGTTGGTGTAAAACAATTAAGCTATCATGCCAATGTCCATACAAAGTGTCATACATACAGTTTCTTTCTCTAGACTAATCAGCTCTCCATTGCTAGCGTAAGCCTTATTAAATTTGCTTTCCTTTAAAAAACCTGCTCAAGAATTTTCCAACTGGACTGTGATCACGTTCCTGATCACATCCGTAACTGTGACATTTGTCACAGACCACTAATCTCAGATCTCACTCGCATGCATATGCATGTGGTATAACTCTAGTGCTCATACATTAATACATTCCAAGGATCTAATGGTGCAGATGGATGTAACAGCTGGCCTGagaaacatgtcacacctccacTCCTTAAAGCATAGACCATAATAAGGTCAGATACATTTAAACAAGAGACACATATTCTGCTACCAAAACTTGGAACATTTGCACAAACTACTGAATTCAATAACATGAAGCACATGAGGTcagaaaattgcaaaaataatCCAGATAGAGATGTGTTTTATTGAATGTTAAATAGAACTTTATAGCTTTAAATAGAAGCTTAATCATATTTTGTTAATGAAACATTGAGCTTCTAGATTCCATGTCATCTGATCAGGATCAAAGATGCATGTGAAAACAGCTATGACCTTGAGGGACTCTGTCTTGAATAACAAACTCAGTGTAGTAGGACATATGGGGAAAACCCTACTGTTCAATCTGACagtaacaaaaaaaagaaagacaatctCTGAGGACAGAAGAACACAAGGCTCACCACtgaaatttgacattttcaCACAGCCATTAAATTCGAAGTGGAGTCAGAAATGCAGATAACAGTCACAGCAGTGTTATGATATGATACAGTCACAACAGTGATATGGTACAATCACAGCAGTGCTACAGTACAGTCACAGCAATGACATGGTACAGTCACAGCAGTGCTATGATATGGTACAGTCAAAGCAGTGATATGATATGGTACAGTCACAGCAGTGATATGATATGGTACAGTCACAGCAGTGTTATGACATGGTACAGTCACAGCAGTGATATGATATGGTACAGTCACAGTAGTGAAATTATATAGTACAGTCACAGTTGTGCTATGATATGGTACAGTCACAGCAGTGCTATGGTATAGTCATGGCAGCATTATGGTATAGACACAGCAGTGATATGATATAGTACAGTAACAGGAGTGATATGGTACAGTCACAGCAGTGCTATGATATGGTACAGTCACAGCAGTGCTATGGTATGGTACAGTCACAGCAGTGATATGGAACATACACAGCAGTGATACGATATGGTACAATCACAGCAGTGATATGATATGGTACAGTCACAGCAGTGATATGATATAGTACAGTAACAGGAGTGATATGGTACAGTCACAGCAGTGATATGATATGGTACAGTCACAGCAGTGCTATGGTATAGTCATGGCAGCATTATGGTATAGACACAGCAGTGATATGATATAGTACAGTAACAGGAGTGATATGGTACAGTCACAGCAGTGATATGATATGGTACAATCACAGTAGTGATATGATATGGTACAGTTACAGCAGTGATATGATATGGTACAGTCACAGCAGTGATATGGTACAATCACAGCAGTGATAGGATATGGTATAGTCACAGCAGTGATATGATATGGTACAGTCACAGCAGTGCTATGGTATGGTACAGTTACAGCAGTGATATGATATGGTACAGTCACAGCAGTGCTATGGTATGGTACAGTTACAGCAGTGATACGATATGGTACAATCACAGCAGTGATATGATATGGTACAGTCACAGCAGTGTTATGGTACAGTCATAGCAGTGATATGGTACAGTCACAGCAGTGCTATGATATGGTACAGTCAAAGCAGTGATATGATATGGTACAGTCACAGCAGTGTTATGGTACAGTCATAGCAGTGATATGGTACAGTCACAGCAGTGATATGATATGGTACAGTCACAGCAGTGTTATGACATGGTACAGTCACAGCAATGATATGATATGGTACAGTCACAGCAGTGCTATGGTACAGTCACAGCAGTGATATGGTACAATCACAGCAGTGATATGATATGGTACAGTCACAGTAGTGAAATTATATAGTACAGTCACAGCAGTGCTATGGTATAGTCATGGCAGCATTATGGTATAGCCACAGCAGTGATATGACATAGTACAGTAACAGCAGCGATATGGTACAGTCACAGCAGTGCTATGATATGGTACAGTCACGGCTGCATTATGGTATAGTCACAGCAGTGATATGATATGGTACAGTCACAGCAGTGATATGGTACAGTCACAGCAGTACTATGGTATGGTACAGTTACAGCAGTGATATGATATGGTACAGTCACAGCAGTGATATGGTACAATCACAGCAGTGATACGATATGGTACAATCACAGCAGTGATATGATATGGTACAGTCAAAGtcaaaatcaaatttatttgtatagcacttttcataacacatgttgtcacaaagcagctttacaatcgtatgggtccagatcccaaAATAAACAGTGGCAAGAataaactccctatgatggtggggattaggaggAAACCTcaagaggaccaagactcaaaagggaacccatcctccattcttgttccccggccaagtagtcacagtcccttcggtgcagatggtgagcctcagataggagctagcatccacacgacctcttgtggcaatggcacatccaaccccggcatcagtacatccaccagcAGGTGCTTGTATCCGGATAGAATCGTCTGATTCAGCAGGGACCCATCCCCTTTGGGTGGCCTggttaaatacacaaatcacacaaaaacacacaaattacacaaaatcatATTATATAGACgaatacacaaatcacacacaaatcacacaatcagactaagtataagtCACAGTACAGTCACAGTAGTGCTATGATATAGTACAGTCACAGCAGTGCTAGGGTACAATCACAGCAGTGATATGATATGGTACAGTCACAGCAGTGATATGATATGGTACAGTCACAGCAATGCTAGGGTACAGtcacagcagtgatatattatgGTACAGTCACAGCAGTGCTAGGGTACAGTCACAGCAGTGATATGGTACAGTCACTGCAGTGATATTATATGGTACAGTCACAGTAGTGATATGGTGCAGTCACTGCAGTGATATTATATGGTACAGTCACAGCAGTGTTATGGTATAGTCACAGCAGTGATATGATATGGTACAGTCACAGCAGTGTTATGGTACAGTCACAGCAGTGATATGATATAGTACACTCACAGCAGTGTTATATTACAGTCACAGCAGTGCTATGATATGGTACAGTCACAGCAGTGATATGATATGGTACAGTCACAGCAGTGATATGATATGGTACAGTCACAGCAGTGTTATGACATGGTACAGTCACAGCAGTGATATGATATGGTACAGTGACAGCAGTGATATGATATGGTACAGTCACAGCAGTGATATGATATGGTATAGTCACAGAAGTGATATGATATGGTACAGTCACAGCAGTGTTATGGTCTTTTATGCATCATTCTGTATTCTGCACCTCTCTGGCAGACACCCTTTTTATTACATATTTATGTGTAAGTATTTATTACAGTGGGATTAGATCAAAAGTGGAAGAGTTGAGTCAGTTGGGCATTTTGAAAGTATCATTTTACGTAATGGTTCTGTGAAGAAAACACTCTTATTAACCAAGGTCACGTATAATAATAtattacactagctgtaaaggAGAGCACTAGTAAAAAGCTTCAGAATTTATTTCACATTTACTGTATAAGCCTCTTGGTTGACTGTGAAATTATTCATATGCTTTTTGCGTTTGTTATTATTGGGTTTAGCAAACAGATGGTTTTATGCAATGACATCAGTGTTAACAGCATAGTGGTTTATCTCCAGTGAGAAGGTTGGCTTTAACTGCTTCAGCATAGCCATATAGACCATCCACATGGTGCTGGAGGGACTTTACGTGTAATATGTCCTAAATGTACTGAGTCATCCATGTGTCCACGATGCTATTAAGTAGCTCTGAAAACGTGCAGTTGCTGTAACAAGATTTTCTGAAGTAAAACTACAGTGATGGAAGACTGTATTAACACTACTCTATGTAAATCTATCAACTGTATCATAATGTGTTCAATCAAGACCATCTGACGATTCACATTCATAACCAAATTTCATCAATGCCCAACCAAACTACTGACCTAGCATAGGCTAGAACAGCTTTAAATCTATTTATTCATGTTAATCACATTACATCAAGAGTGTAAAAAGCATCATACTGATTTAAAACACAGCTAAAAGGATTAGTACACTGCAGGAGACACTGATGCCTATCTTGTGTCAAACTGATTTATGTTGTAAGACTCTTACAACCCCAAATACACACAGGTGGAAAATACACATAGTTGGCCCATGACATTAGTCATGTGTTTTTTTCCACTGGCATTGCACCCTGGGCACACATAGGTAAAGAagcaagtttgtgtgtgtattagctttcatctttctttttttaagttCGCTCATATTTTCAGCAATATAATGTTTTAGTGGTTGTCGGGCATCTTGTAAAATATTTGTGTCAGTACTGAATTTAATATACTTAATATATGCTCTTCTGTTCAACACAGGCAAACAACGCTAGTACAACTTCAGCTCTCCACTATAGGACTGAATAGAATGGACCAGATGATGGAAAcaatgacaaaataataatgagaCTGATGGGAAGGAAGTGGCTGCACACCTCAGAAAATGCACAAATTAGGAAGAAAAGCTCAGAGTCTATTCCTCTGTTCCATTTAATTATTACTAAATTTAAACAGTCAATTTAGAAACCAtcacttaaatatttatatttgtcCCCCACAATGAATTGATTCAAAGTATAATTTATTAACTATTACACTATTACAGACCTTCTAAATTCAtgtcactgctgtcacactagTAGGAACAGAATACCTCATTGCTCCAGTACAACCTGCTTGGAAATGATCAATGCTTCAAATAAATGATGTCACTCTGAATTTCCGTTTGCAGTGATCAGTAAAGAATAACCAATATTAAAGATAAATTACCTGTACAAGCTGATTACAGGAAACCCAAATGAACCACACTGATGGACATGTTACTAATGAATGCTGCGTCAAAATGTTATATTATTTTTGGACACTGAAATGTGTAGCGACCACCCTGCTGTACTGACCTgtagggagaggggtgtgtgtgctactACAGCGCTGCTTCTGTCATGTCTCACAGTACAGCAGCAGCCTATAAAAATGATGGATTACAGATGCACTCCCATTTCAGAGACTTCACTCAGTCCAAACACTATGGGCCAGTTTCCTTTACTTGGATTAAGGCTCATCTTGGGCTAAATTGCAGAGCCAACGGCAAAATGACCATTGGAAATAATTCTTAGTCTAGAGTTATGCTTACTCTGGGTCTGGATGACTGGCCCTGTATTTCACAAACATGGATTAttatttaataaacattttgttCTCCAGGGTTAGTCAGGTC
The genomic region above belongs to Brachyhypopomus gauderio isolate BG-103 chromosome 3, BGAUD_0.2, whole genome shotgun sequence and contains:
- the LOC143510148 gene encoding urotensin-2 receptor is translated as MNFSKPGNFHGASRNSNSGSADELVITSTFGTLLSLVYVVGVSGNVYTLVVMCHSIRFATSMYISIINLALADLLYLSTIPFVVCTYFLKDWYFGDVGCRILLSLDLLTMHASIFTLTVMCTERYLAVTKPLDTVKRSKSYRKAMAWGVWILSLLLTLPMIIMVNQTTKKAADGGVKRMCAPTWAPQAYKIYLTVLFCTSIMAPGLIIGYLYTRLARTYLESQRTSAINKGNKRSPKQKVLIMIFTIVLVFWACFLPFWIWQLLPLYHEPLRLASHTHTCINYLVACLTYSNSCINPFLYTLLTKNYREYLQNRHKSFYRYTSSFKKRPPSLYSWGKSASSSNQFEFNSETLVMAQLKVQ